From the genome of Aricia agestis chromosome 9, ilAriAges1.1, whole genome shotgun sequence, one region includes:
- the LOC121730505 gene encoding G-protein coupled receptor Mth2-like: protein MILFVVIFTLWPRLDLTVSAADSSSPVSYVDQTESAIICASKTCINRCCAEGEYLQCDSETYVCSCNIHDVVYDFSTVQLYSNKIYGEKVDTKFTEAFVVIPSFFSNASDEFKMNGISSSKLPQSRTYLGTDGKLQLESPNAYERWTIYGTDNYCVDFVDTDYDFYVLLLSLPETDNTIYVYAMFVSSFFLMLVLVVYALLPDLRNLPGKILMAYVLSQIIAFISLSMIQILSFLPPISCVILTAIVYDSFLSSFCWMNVMSYDIFWTFRSYAKARVHRTGENFKFAMYCLYAWGVPLALTAMMLMMQYADFSDKPWIIKPLINDRGCFLMEGQKFVYLYLPILILIICNWVFFLLTVFNIWRVSRATAVVRSPASGNAAAHRAHKLRFVLYIKLSLIMGVNWLLEVISSFYPQLNGWWVTDMYNLLIGFFIFLIFVLRMKIYKDLQAKFSRVRLNRWSATNSTINSTTTTSDVSQDITLQVSQHPRGSGRDKNFERNI, encoded by the exons ATGATATTGTTCGTTGTAATTTTTACTTTGTGGCCACGATTAGACTTAACTGTTAGCGCTGCGGATTCGTCTAGCCCCGTCAGCTACGTTGACCAAACCGAAAGTGCCATAATATGTGCCAGCAAGACCTGTATTAACAGATGCTGCGCGGAAGGAGAGTATTTGCAGTGTGACAGTGAAACCTATGTGTGTAGTTGTAATATCCATGATGTTGTTTATGACTTCTCGACTGTACAACTGTACAGCAACAAGATTTACGGTGAAAAAGTGGATACAAAATTTACGGAGGCTTTTGTTGTTATACCATCGTTTTTTTCCAATGCAAGTGATGAATTCAAGATGAACGGTATATCTTCGTCCAAATTACCACAATCAAGAACATACCTCGGAACG GACGGGAAGCTTCAACTGGAAAGTCCGAACGCTTACGAGAGATGGACTATTTATGGTACTGATAACTATTGCGTTGATTTCGTGGATACTGATTACGACTTCTATGTTCTACTTTTGTCACTTCCGGAAACAGATAACACGATATACGTATATG caATGTTTGTTTCGTCATTTTTTCTGATGTTGGTACTTGTGGTGTATGCGCTTCTACCCGACCTGCGGAACCTACCAGGGAAGATACTTATGGCCTACGTATTAAGTCAAATAATCGCATTCATCTCCCTCAGTATGATACAAATTTTATCTTTCTTGCCGCCTATCTCCTGTGTAATTCTGA CTGCAATCGTATATGACAGTTTTTTGTCAAGCTTTTGTTGGATGAACGTTATGTCTTACGACATATTTTGGACGTTTCG GAGTTACGCGAAAGCACGCGTGCACCGAACCGGGGAGAACTTCAAGTTCGCGATGTACTGTCTGTACGCGTGGGGAGTGCCGCTGGCGCTGACCGCCATGATGCTCATGATGCAATACGCCGACTTCTCTGACAAACCTTGGATTATAAAACCGCTGATAAACGATAGGGGATGCTTTTTAATGG AGGGTCAAAAATTTGTGTACTTGTATCTGCCCATTCTGATACTGATAATATGCAACTGGGTGTTCTTCCTGCTGACCGTGTTCAACATCTGGCGAGTGAGCCGCGCCACGGCAGTGGTGCGCTCTCCTGCGTCCGGCAACGCCGCGGCCCATCGCGCTCACAAACTTAG GTTCGTCCTCTACATCAAACTGTCATTGATAATGGGGGTGAACTGGCTTCTCGAAGTCATCAGTTCATTCTACCCTCAGCTCAACGGGTGGTGGGTCACCGACATGTACAATCTTCTCATCGGCTTTTTCATATTCCTTATATTTGTACTCAGAATGAAAATTTACAAGGACCTCCAAGCAAA GTTCAGCCGCGTCCGCCTGAACCGCTGGTCGGCGACCAACAGCACTATCAACAGTACGACGACGACGTCAGACGTCAGTCAGGACATCACCCTGCAGGTGTCGCAGCATCCTCGCGGTTCTGGTCGAGACAAAAACTTTGAGAGAAACATTTGA